The Terriglobia bacterium sequence GGTCATGGGGCTTGACGAGGTTGTGCTCGTAGGCCAGCAATCCCGCAACCAACGCGATCCCCGCCAGGGTCAGTGCCCCGAGATGAAAGACCACCACCAATAGCACGAGCAATATCACCATGATGACATGGAAGAAAGAAGAAACGAAAAGCGCAGTGCGGATGCCCAACGATTTGGGGAGTGAAAAGAGGCCGGCTTGCCGATCGAACTCGACGTCCTGACAAGCGTAAATGATGTCAAAACCGCCTGTCCACAACGTCACGGCCGCACATAGGATGAAAGGCTGCCAATCGAGGGTCCCTTTCACGGCAATCCACGCTCCCACCGGAGCCATCCCCAGGCAGAAGCCGAGCACGACGTGAGACCACCGGGTAAAGCGTTTGGTCCAGGAGTATCCCAGCAGAATGGCCAGGACGAAAGGCGAAAGGATGAGCGCCAGGCGATTGAGCTGCGCGGCGGAATAAAGAAACAAGGCGCCTGCAATCACCGTAAAGATCGCGGCAAAGCGAACGCTCAGTTTGCCGGTCTGCAACGGGCGCATCCGGGTGCGTGGATTCACGGCATCGTAAGCCCGGTCCGCAATCCGGTTGAACGCCATGGCCGCACTGCGCGCCGCCACCATCGCCACAACGATCCACAACAGGATGCCTCCTCGAGGTACTCCGCCGGCCGCGAGAAGTGCTCCCATCAAAGCGAAGGGCAGCGCAAACACGGAGTGCTCAAACTTGATCATTTCGAGGGTCGTCTTGAGCTCGTGAAGGATGGGCATGTTCGAAGCTCAGTGCGAGGATTTCCAGTGAAAGGCCGCCGGCTGGTCCAGCCCGATGTGCGAGAGGAGCCGAAAGCAGAATTGATCGACGAGGTCAGAGATGGTTTTCGGATGATAATAGAATGCCGGCATGATGGGGAAAAGGGTGGCCCCTGCATGGGCCAGGCGCGCCATGTTTTCCAGGTGGATGGCGTGCAGCGGTGTCTCCCGCACGGCCACGACGAGAGGCCTCTCCTCCTTCAGCATGCAGTCAGCCGCGCGTTTGATCAGGTTGTCCACGACGCCATTGGCGAGGGCTCCCAGCGTCCCCACACTACAAGGTAGGATGAGCATGGCATCGACCCGATGCGAACCGCTGGCGATCGACGCGCCAATGTCGTCATTGGAATGCTCGATAAGCTTTCCCGACGGATGGCCCAACAAGGCCGAGGAAAGCTTCATCGAGCCGGTCGGCTTTAACCCCAACTCATCCGCCAGCACATAGCGGCCGCCATTGGAGATTATAAAATTAATCGTCGCAACTCGAGCATCCGCCTCCAGCATCTGCAAAACACGTTGAGCGAAGATTGAGCCGCTCGCTCCCGTGACGGCCAGGGTGATT is a genomic window containing:
- the ubiA gene encoding putative 4-hydroxybenzoate polyprenyltransferase, with product MPILHELKTTLEMIKFEHSVFALPFALMGALLAAGGVPRGGILLWIVVAMVAARSAAMAFNRIADRAYDAVNPRTRMRPLQTGKLSVRFAAIFTVIAGALFLYSAAQLNRLALILSPFVLAILLGYSWTKRFTRWSHVVLGFCLGMAPVGAWIAVKGTLDWQPFILCAAVTLWTGGFDIIYACQDVEFDRQAGLFSLPKSLGIRTALFVSSFFHVIMVILLVLLVVVFHLGALTLAGIALVAGLLAYEHNLVKPHDLSRVNAAFFNVNGFIGILLLLAVGADVLWWSKR
- a CDS encoding UbiX family flavin prenyltransferase; this translates as MTKRPSGIRAPSEASSGSRDTRSTQEITLAVTGASGSIFAQRVLQMLEADARVATINFIISNGGRYVLADELGLKPTGSMKLSSALLGHPSGKLIEHSNDDIGASIASGSHRVDAMLILPCSVGTLGALANGVVDNLIKRAADCMLKEERPLVVAVRETPLHAIHLENMARLAHAGATLFPIMPAFYYHPKTISDLVDQFCFRLLSHIGLDQPAAFHWKSSH